A genome region from Tolypothrix sp. PCC 7712 includes the following:
- a CDS encoding nitroreductase family protein has translation MTNKTADTLYPVEELLRERWSPLAFSEELVETDKLCTVLEAAGWAASSYNEQPWSFIVATKDNPVEFQRLLDCLVEGNQEWAKNVPVLMISVAKLNFERNGAENRHAFHDVGAATTTLAIQAMALGLFIHQMAGFDVAKAKEVYSIPDGYEPVAAIALGYLGDPQTLSEKLQQRELALRSRKPLETYVFSGSWNQVSPVINSQD, from the coding sequence ATGACTAACAAAACTGCTGATACTCTATATCCAGTTGAAGAATTGCTGCGGGAACGGTGGAGTCCTTTGGCGTTTTCTGAGGAACTAGTGGAAACAGATAAATTATGCACTGTTTTAGAAGCAGCAGGATGGGCAGCATCTTCTTACAATGAGCAGCCGTGGAGTTTTATTGTTGCTACTAAAGACAATCCAGTAGAATTTCAACGTTTATTAGATTGCCTAGTAGAAGGAAATCAAGAATGGGCGAAAAATGTCCCAGTTTTGATGATTTCCGTAGCCAAACTTAACTTTGAGCGCAACGGTGCAGAAAATCGGCACGCCTTTCATGATGTCGGTGCAGCGACGACTACTTTAGCAATCCAAGCTATGGCATTAGGGCTATTTATTCACCAAATGGCGGGATTTGATGTAGCTAAAGCCAAAGAAGTATACAGCATTCCAGATGGTTATGAGCCTGTAGCTGCGATCGCCCTTGGCTATCTTGGCGATCCGCAAACTCTCTCAGAAAAGTTACAGCAACGAGAGTTGGCGCTACGCAGCCGCAAACCTTTAGAAACCTATGTGTTCTCTGGTAGTTGGAATCAAGTCTCACCAGTTATCAACAGCCAAGATTGA
- a CDS encoding family 10 glycosylhydrolase produces the protein MEIRGIWLTTTDSKVLDDRKNIAEAIKFLAETGFNVVFPVVWNQGSTNYSSQVMKEKFGIEIKERFRDKVNKTIKDPLQDLIEEAKKFDIAVIPWFEYGFMSSYKGDGGKIIQAKPQWAACGVDGKPLVVNDYYWLNALDPEVQEFILSIFLEVVNKYGDGIAGIQGDDHLPAFPMEGGYDEKTIKRYQDEFGQPPPPPPKRRNPLDPKEPLDPLWQKSEWRQQWRQWVTWRADILSHFLHRLYRAVINVNPDLIISMSPNNYPWCYENYLQDSQTWIDWGLVDLIHPQIYDKELQLYQTGIDKVISKQFTQQQLPQLIPAILLKKSTYKITPEYLETAIKTNRCLGIQGEVLFFYEGLREDNDALANVLKSGVYSQPAGKLDPKEIKKNTFTHRRINNYTEISTSPENIIKVEFDLVEPFSEGLAAVKMGYKYGYIDTTGKLVVRMEYDKAEPFSEGVALVKIDEKDVYSGYIDQNGKFMKLLAN, from the coding sequence ATGGAAATTCGCGGCATTTGGCTCACCACAACAGATAGTAAAGTATTAGACGACAGAAAAAATATTGCCGAGGCGATAAAATTTCTCGCTGAAACTGGATTTAACGTTGTATTTCCTGTTGTCTGGAATCAAGGCTCAACTAATTATTCTAGCCAAGTGATGAAAGAAAAATTTGGCATAGAAATCAAAGAACGTTTTCGAGATAAAGTTAATAAAACAATTAAAGATCCTTTACAAGACCTAATTGAAGAAGCCAAAAAATTTGATATTGCGGTAATTCCTTGGTTTGAATATGGCTTTATGAGTTCTTATAAAGGAGATGGCGGAAAAATTATTCAAGCAAAACCTCAATGGGCTGCCTGTGGTGTTGATGGTAAACCCCTGGTTGTCAATGATTATTATTGGTTAAATGCCCTCGATCCCGAAGTCCAAGAATTTATATTAAGTATATTTTTAGAAGTCGTAAATAAGTATGGTGATGGCATTGCAGGCATTCAAGGAGACGATCACTTGCCTGCTTTTCCTATGGAAGGTGGTTATGATGAAAAAACTATTAAACGCTATCAAGATGAGTTTGGTCAACCACCACCACCACCACCAAAAAGAAGAAATCCTCTAGATCCAAAAGAACCACTAGATCCACTCTGGCAAAAGTCAGAATGGAGACAACAATGGCGACAATGGGTAACATGGCGAGCTGATATTCTTTCCCATTTTTTACACCGCCTCTATCGTGCAGTAATTAATGTCAACCCAGACTTAATTATTTCCATGTCTCCAAATAATTATCCTTGGTGTTATGAGAACTACCTCCAAGATTCGCAAACTTGGATTGATTGGGGATTAGTTGATTTAATTCATCCACAGATATATGACAAAGAATTGCAACTTTATCAAACAGGGATAGATAAGGTAATATCTAAACAATTTACACAACAGCAATTGCCACAATTAATTCCAGCTATTCTTTTAAAGAAAAGTACCTATAAAATTACTCCAGAATATTTAGAAACTGCCATCAAAACTAATCGTTGTCTGGGTATTCAAGGAGAAGTTCTGTTTTTCTATGAAGGTTTACGAGAAGATAATGATGCTTTAGCTAACGTTCTCAAATCTGGTGTTTACTCTCAACCAGCCGGAAAATTAGACCCAAAAGAAATTAAAAAAAATACTTTTACTCATCGACGCATTAATAATTATACAGAGATAAGTACATCACCAGAAAATATTATCAAGGTAGAATTTGATTTGGTTGAGCCATTTTCTGAAGGTTTAGCAGCCGTTAAAATGGGTTACAAATACGGCTACATTGATACCACTGGTAAACTCGTTGTCCGTATGGAATATGACAAAGCTGAACCTTTTTCAGAAGGAGTAGCTCTCGTCAAAATTGACGAAAAAGATGTCTATAGCGGCTATATTGATCAAAATGGAAAATTTATGAAGTTGCTGGCTAATTGA
- a CDS encoding PAS domain S-box protein: MTEAHSQLLKGDRSRWKVLLTKLLHYGVALLSVVLALVINLKLSPYLDATPSPLFFVAVMVSAWYGGLGPGLLATAVSTVVIHYFFVEPVYSWSVSYSGSLVQLSVFLMAALLISSLNEAQRAAKRKAEANLGALRRSEAKFGCLAESNIIGIIVADLNGPILEANDIFLQMVGYTQEELRSGRMRWREMTPPEYLEVSDRAVEELLTTGACKPFEKEYIRKDGSRIPILHGAVMSGENTVVGFVLDITNRKQVEEKLQRTNQTLQTLIDLCPVAIAFLDPQGIVKLWNRAAEQIYGWSAEEVIEQFMPTVPHRHQEFLASIQTVLSGRSLHAIEVQHQRQDGQMIDVEIWSNLAHDAEGNPGCLGIGWDITHRKQVESALRQSEARYQVLVSNMPGMVYRYTPSTDGSAAFTYVSSGARELVELAPETILRDANAFFSLIHPDDWASFTDSVAIAIANSLPWEWEGRLITPSGQLKWVQGRSRPEQTESGKAWDGLFFDITDRKRDEEALRRSEERLRVSQELSLDAFTILDSVRDQTGAIRDFVWTYVNPKAAEILKHPVEELVGAYLLEVLPGNQFNAELFQRYVQVVETGKAHDIELFYNADGITGWFRNMAVKLGDGVAISFSDIRRKQTEAALRESEERLRLALTATNQGLFDLNVQTGDGVVSPEYAQMLGYEPEQFQETNAQWRDRLHPDDLASTYQAYEDYIAGKIDIYRAEFRLRTKSGAWKWILSIGKIVSWDSQGQPLRMLGTHTDITERKLSEAERERLLEREQAARGEAETANRIKDEFLAVLSHELRSPLNPILGWSQLLLAGKLDTTTSQRAIATIERNAKLQTQLIDDLLDVSRILRGKLALQISPVNIVTIVESALETVRLAAEAKHIQIQTVFIDDTLQVSGDGARLQQIVWNLLTNAVKFTPENGQVEIFVEQIGNHAQIQVKDNGKGISPEFLPYVFDYFRQEDSKTTRRFGGLGLGLAIVRHLTELHGGTIYVDSPGVEQGATFTIQLPLISSSVFINQDGETSPQVFSLKDIKVLVVDDEQDAREFVAFLLEQEMATVVMAASGNEALTALTQFQPNIILSDIGMPNMDGYMLMQKVRALPPEQGGLIKAIALTAYAGEYNQKQALKVGFQKHIAKPVEPEILIKAICEMIRA, encoded by the coding sequence ATGACTGAGGCACATTCACAATTGCTCAAGGGCGATCGCAGCAGGTGGAAGGTATTGCTCACTAAACTGTTACACTATGGCGTTGCCTTATTATCAGTTGTCTTAGCACTGGTGATTAACCTGAAGTTAAGTCCGTATCTGGATGCAACACCAAGTCCACTATTTTTCGTCGCAGTCATGGTGAGTGCTTGGTATGGAGGTTTAGGGCCAGGACTACTAGCAACTGCTGTGTCTACAGTAGTAATTCATTACTTCTTTGTTGAGCCTGTCTACTCATGGAGTGTTTCTTATTCTGGCAGTTTGGTGCAACTGAGTGTTTTTCTCATGGCAGCTTTGCTGATTAGTTCACTGAACGAAGCACAAAGAGCAGCCAAAAGAAAGGCTGAGGCGAATTTGGGAGCATTAAGGCGGAGTGAGGCTAAGTTTGGTTGTTTGGCAGAGTCCAACATTATTGGCATTATTGTGGCGGATTTAAACGGCCCCATCTTGGAAGCCAACGACATATTTCTGCAAATGGTGGGCTACACCCAAGAGGAGTTACGGTCTGGGCGAATGCGTTGGCGGGAGATGACTCCGCCAGAATACCTGGAGGTGAGCGATCGCGCTGTTGAGGAGCTGCTCACAACTGGAGCCTGTAAACCTTTTGAGAAGGAGTATATTCGTAAGGATGGTTCTCGGATTCCGATACTGCATGGCGCTGTGATGTCGGGAGAAAATACCGTTGTTGGTTTTGTGCTTGATATTACTAACCGCAAACAAGTAGAGGAAAAACTACAGCGTACGAACCAGACGCTACAAACTCTCATTGATCTCTGTCCAGTTGCCATTGCTTTTCTTGATCCTCAAGGGATTGTCAAGTTGTGGAATCGCGCCGCCGAGCAAATTTATGGTTGGAGTGCAGAGGAGGTAATTGAGCAATTTATGCCCACTGTTCCCCATCGCCACCAAGAATTTCTAGCCAGTATTCAAACAGTATTGAGTGGGCGATCGCTCCATGCAATTGAAGTCCAGCATCAGCGCCAAGATGGGCAAATGATCGATGTGGAGATTTGGTCTAATTTAGCCCATGATGCTGAGGGAAATCCTGGTTGTTTGGGTATCGGTTGGGACATCACCCATCGCAAGCAAGTAGAATCGGCACTCCGCCAAAGTGAAGCTAGATACCAGGTACTAGTTAGTAATATGCCAGGAATGGTTTATCGCTATACGCCCTCAACCGATGGTTCGGCTGCTTTTACCTATGTCAGTTCCGGCGCAAGAGAATTGGTAGAATTGGCACCGGAGACGATTCTTCGAGATGCCAATGCTTTTTTCAGCTTAATTCATCCTGATGACTGGGCATCCTTTACAGATTCCGTGGCGATCGCTATTGCTAATTCACTACCTTGGGAATGGGAAGGACGGCTGATTACACCATCGGGACAACTGAAGTGGGTTCAGGGCCGTTCTCGTCCTGAGCAAACGGAATCTGGTAAAGCTTGGGATGGTCTGTTTTTTGATATTACTGATCGCAAACGCGATGAAGAAGCTTTACGCCGCAGTGAAGAACGCCTCCGCGTCAGTCAAGAACTTTCCCTTGATGCCTTTACTATTTTAGATAGCGTACGCGATCAAACCGGAGCAATCAGAGATTTTGTTTGGACTTATGTCAATCCCAAAGCAGCCGAAATTCTCAAGCATCCTGTGGAAGAACTGGTAGGAGCATATTTGCTGGAAGTGCTTCCTGGTAATCAATTTAATGCCGAGTTGTTTCAACGCTATGTCCAGGTTGTAGAAACGGGCAAAGCCCACGACATTGAATTATTCTACAATGCCGACGGGATTACGGGATGGTTCCGGAATATGGCCGTGAAGCTAGGGGATGGGGTAGCCATCTCGTTTAGCGATATTAGACGTAAGCAAACCGAGGCGGCGCTGCGCGAAAGTGAAGAACGCTTGCGATTGGCTTTAACAGCCACCAATCAGGGACTTTTCGACCTCAATGTGCAAACAGGTGATGGTGTAGTCAGCCCAGAATATGCTCAGATGCTAGGTTACGAGCCAGAACAATTTCAGGAAACCAACGCTCAATGGCGCGATCGCCTGCATCCCGATGACTTAGCATCAACTTATCAAGCCTATGAAGATTATATTGCGGGCAAAATAGATATTTATCGTGCCGAGTTCAGACTGCGAACAAAATCAGGTGCTTGGAAATGGATTCTTTCCATAGGTAAAATCGTCTCTTGGGATAGCCAGGGTCAACCTTTGCGAATGTTGGGAACCCATACGGACATTACCGAGCGTAAACTCTCCGAAGCAGAGCGAGAACGACTACTAGAAAGAGAACAAGCAGCCAGAGGAGAAGCCGAAACCGCCAACCGCATCAAAGATGAATTTTTAGCGGTGTTATCCCATGAATTGCGATCGCCTCTCAATCCCATTCTCGGTTGGTCACAGCTACTGCTGGCAGGTAAACTAGATACCACAACCAGCCAACGCGCGATCGCAACTATCGAACGCAACGCCAAACTGCAAACCCAACTAATTGACGATTTACTCGATGTCTCCCGGATTTTACGCGGTAAACTGGCTTTGCAAATTTCTCCAGTCAATATCGTGACAATTGTGGAATCTGCTTTAGAAACCGTGCGCCTAGCAGCAGAAGCAAAACATATTCAAATTCAAACAGTTTTTATAGATGATACTTTACAAGTATCTGGAGATGGGGCAAGACTACAACAAATAGTCTGGAATTTGCTGACTAATGCCGTTAAATTTACACCAGAAAATGGACAAGTTGAAATCTTTGTAGAGCAAATTGGCAACCATGCCCAAATTCAAGTAAAAGACAATGGTAAAGGTATCAGTCCAGAGTTTTTACCTTACGTTTTTGACTATTTCCGCCAAGAAGATAGCAAAACCACCCGCAGATTTGGGGGATTGGGTTTAGGTTTAGCGATAGTTCGTCATTTAACTGAACTACATGGCGGAACCATTTATGTAGATAGCCCCGGAGTTGAACAAGGAGCAACCTTTACAATTCAACTCCCACTCATATCTAGTTCCGTTTTTATTAATCAGGATGGCGAAACATCGCCACAAGTTTTCAGTTTAAAAGATATCAAAGTTTTAGTCGTTGACGATGAGCAAGATGCCCGTGAATTTGTAGCTTTTTTATTAGAGCAAGAAATGGCAACAGTCGTCATGGCTGCTTCTGGAAATGAAGCTTTAACAGCTTTAACCCAATTTCAACCCAACATCATTCTCAGCGACATCGGAATGCCAAATATGGATGGCTATATGTTGATGCAAAAAGTGAGAGCCTTACCACCAGAACAAGGCGGATTAATTAAAGCGATCGCTCTCACAGCTTATGCAGGAGAATATAACCAAAAACAGGCTCTCAAAGTCGGTTTTCAAAAGCATATTGCCAAACCCGTAGAGCCAGAAATTTTAATTAAAGCTATCTGTGAAATGATTAGGGCATAG
- a CDS encoding tRNA-dihydrouridine synthase family protein: MSSQVSLPQSLQTGLPLTALAPMQDVTNLWFMKVIAQYGSPDYFFTEYFRVNETSRLNRSILAAITENDTGRPVFAQMIGESIPDLVRTAKELCKYNIAGVDLNMGCPAPRIYRKQVGGGLLLTPEKVDRILGELRQAVSDRPLTVKMRVGFENTDTFYKILDLINRHSIDLLSLHGRTVKDMYHGPVKYNLIAEAVRWVNCPVLANGNIYSAKKALEILAQTGAAGVMVGRWAIGNPWLFNQIRQALRKEAIAPMPLVEVRNYVERLWQTPEAPNIPERARVGYLKMFLNYIALSVDAQGHFLRLMRQAQTEVELFKICDRFLLGEETKTLALEPYQGV; the protein is encoded by the coding sequence ATGTCGTCCCAGGTATCGCTCCCTCAATCGCTGCAAACAGGCTTACCTCTCACTGCGCTTGCACCCATGCAGGATGTGACAAACCTGTGGTTTATGAAAGTCATTGCCCAATATGGTAGCCCTGACTATTTCTTTACCGAGTATTTCCGCGTTAATGAGACTTCACGGCTAAATCGGAGCATTCTGGCAGCAATCACCGAAAACGACACAGGCCGCCCGGTTTTTGCTCAAATGATTGGCGAAAGTATTCCAGATTTGGTCAGAACAGCAAAGGAACTCTGCAAATATAATATTGCTGGCGTTGACTTGAATATGGGCTGTCCAGCACCAAGAATCTATCGCAAGCAAGTCGGGGGTGGATTGCTGCTTACGCCAGAAAAAGTGGATCGGATTTTGGGAGAATTACGACAAGCCGTTAGCGATCGCCCTTTGACTGTCAAGATGCGTGTAGGCTTTGAAAATACAGATACTTTTTACAAGATTCTAGATTTAATTAATCGCCACAGCATTGATTTGCTGAGTTTGCATGGTCGTACGGTCAAAGATATGTACCACGGCCCAGTCAAATATAATTTGATTGCGGAAGCTGTAAGGTGGGTAAATTGTCCAGTGCTGGCTAACGGTAATATTTACTCAGCGAAAAAAGCCTTAGAAATACTTGCTCAAACTGGCGCAGCAGGTGTGATGGTGGGACGCTGGGCGATTGGGAATCCTTGGCTATTTAATCAAATTCGCCAAGCTTTGCGAAAAGAAGCGATCGCACCCATGCCATTAGTAGAAGTACGCAACTATGTTGAGCGTTTATGGCAAACCCCAGAAGCACCCAATATACCAGAGCGGGCGCGCGTCGGCTACCTAAAAATGTTTCTCAATTACATTGCTTTAAGTGTAGATGCCCAAGGGCATTTCCTGCGACTGATGCGTCAGGCACAAACCGAGGTAGAACTATTTAAAATTTGCGATCGCTTTCTCCTAGGTGAAGAAACAAAAACTTTAGCCCTAGAACCCTATCAAGGTGTGTAA
- a CDS encoding sensor histidine kinase, whose product MLTQSSSETSTQEHNQQLDREFINLKLIVEGIASQIGEAFFQACAHYLAEVLQIRYALIAEFVNDSQPRARVLAFWAGKDFGENFEYDLAGTPCGVLYEQGLQIYPQLLQQQFPEDQDLITLNAESYLGIPILDPQGKPLGHIAGLHTQPLEHNYQEQEAILKIFAARSAAEIERQLAEKALKQQNIYLQATLKKLQQTQAQLIQAEKMSGLGHLVAGIAHEINNPIGFIHSNITHTQEYFNTLLELLAAYQSECPQPSALLQEKIQAADLEFIQEDASKMLSSMQIGSHRIRDIVLSLRNFSRFDESDKKSVDLHEGIESTLLILQHRLQAEKHLPEITIIKEYGKLPQVNCYASQINQVFMNILSNAIDALKSTFPSISSPTIRVKTEAIADSKAVRISIIDNGVGMDEATLSQIFNPFFTTKPVGSGTGLGLSISYQIIVEQHGGKLNCVSSLGQGARFVIEIPV is encoded by the coding sequence ATGCTGACTCAATCATCCTCAGAAACTTCCACTCAAGAACACAATCAACAGCTTGACAGAGAATTTATCAACTTGAAACTGATTGTAGAAGGGATTGCATCCCAAATTGGTGAAGCATTCTTTCAAGCTTGCGCCCATTATTTAGCAGAAGTACTGCAAATTCGGTATGCATTAATTGCCGAGTTTGTCAATGATAGTCAGCCCAGAGCTAGAGTTTTAGCATTTTGGGCAGGAAAAGACTTTGGTGAAAATTTTGAATATGACTTAGCAGGGACTCCTTGTGGTGTTTTGTATGAACAAGGACTGCAAATTTATCCTCAGTTGCTCCAACAACAGTTTCCAGAAGATCAAGATTTAATAACCTTGAATGCAGAGAGTTATCTGGGAATTCCGATTCTCGATCCTCAAGGTAAGCCTTTAGGACATATTGCGGGCTTGCATACTCAGCCATTAGAACATAACTATCAAGAACAGGAAGCTATTTTAAAAATATTTGCTGCTCGTTCAGCAGCAGAAATTGAGCGTCAGTTAGCTGAAAAGGCATTAAAACAGCAAAATATTTATTTACAAGCAACCTTGAAAAAGTTGCAACAAACCCAAGCGCAACTGATTCAGGCAGAAAAGATGTCAGGCTTGGGACATCTAGTTGCAGGGATTGCTCACGAAATCAATAATCCCATTGGGTTTATTCATAGCAACATTACTCATACTCAAGAGTATTTTAATACCCTGTTAGAATTGCTAGCAGCATATCAATCAGAATGTCCTCAACCATCTGCATTACTGCAAGAAAAAATTCAGGCAGCAGATTTGGAATTTATCCAAGAAGATGCTTCTAAAATGCTCAGTTCTATGCAAATTGGTAGCCATCGCATCCGTGATATTGTGCTGAGTTTACGGAATTTCTCACGATTTGATGAATCAGACAAGAAATCGGTAGACTTACATGAAGGTATTGAAAGCACTTTGCTAATTTTACAACATCGGCTGCAAGCAGAAAAACACCTACCAGAAATTACCATCATTAAGGAATATGGTAAATTACCCCAAGTCAACTGCTATGCTAGCCAAATTAATCAAGTATTCATGAATATTTTGAGCAATGCAATTGATGCTTTGAAATCTACCTTCCCCAGCATTTCATCACCAACTATTCGAGTCAAAACAGAAGCGATCGCAGATAGTAAAGCAGTCAGAATTTCAATTATAGATAATGGTGTGGGTATGGATGAAGCCACATTATCCCAAATATTTAATCCTTTTTTCACTACTAAACCCGTTGGTTCCGGTACTGGCTTAGGACTCTCCATCAGCTATCAAATTATAGTTGAGCAGCACGGTGGGAAATTAAATTGTGTATCTTCTTTAGGGCAAGGTGCTAGGTTTGTCATTGAAATTCCTGTTTAA
- a CDS encoding Mo-dependent nitrogenase C-terminal domain-containing protein has protein sequence MEVLNKSQLNNSLLNHIRYQIDGIEIHNSHLAKLLCTIIPSHCPFEKTVKVLGHTLFQIPPLCKINPFYEEVVGLRFKCLSYLVDECGEDVTKYC, from the coding sequence ATGGAAGTACTAAATAAATCTCAATTGAATAACAGTTTATTAAATCACATACGATATCAAATTGATGGTATCGAAATCCATAATTCTCATCTGGCTAAACTATTATGCACAATTATTCCCTCTCATTGCCCTTTTGAAAAAACTGTCAAAGTTTTAGGTCATACACTTTTTCAAATCCCACCTTTGTGTAAAATCAACCCCTTCTATGAAGAAGTAGTTGGTCTGCGTTTTAAGTGTTTGTCATACTTAGTAGATGAATGTGGAGAAGATGTAACAAAATACTGCTAA
- a CDS encoding response regulator, with the protein MKILLIEDDEILVSVLANSLTQNNYVVDIAPDGYAGWEYSQAYNYDLILIDVGLPKLDGISLCQRLRSAGNSTPILLITAKDATSDRIRGLDAGADDYLIKPLDLGELQARVRALLRRGDTPVSLVLEIGGLSLDPSSCEVIFNGKLLDLTPKEYSLLELFIRNPSRVFSRGNIIEHLWTFDDPPQEESVKSHIKGLRQKLKAVGAVDWIENVYGLGYRLHPAVKAAGEQRREDKPKLPVSNIQQQFNQAMSKLWHQYEGLMQQRMAVLQAAAAALSGELSLELRQSAEKEAHKLAGVLGMFELETGTQIAREIEQILGKNAKLSAAQKTQLRSQIQELGNLINLMGQNSNPTTTLNAEEISQRLLLIDPNPQLSSHLQQLVGNLGIDWQQITKLAEAKNLLQTTSPDLVVLNVSEMGHRQESLALLSDLATRTPPIPVVVLAADELAERVTLAQYGARGFLAQPVTAAQIWDVASQLLQRTHDLRVNVLVVDDDPVILAALRSMLEPWGMRVTALDKPLRFWELLQSTTPDLLILDVEMPDISGIELCQAVRTDPQWQELPIMFLTAHRDIETVQQVFAVGGDDYVIKPVVGAELLARINHRLERSRLLQSLSTKDSLTGLANQLQSSRDLQQLIIQAQKHQHSLCLAILSITDLRQINSKYGHETGNQVLQRWSRLFQSTLCSGEVLGYWGNGEFVIGFSGLTKPEVKDRLGNILTTLRQQIFTDANGDRFQAVCNCAVVEYPQDGQNIQSLYQAAIGL; encoded by the coding sequence ATGAAAATCTTGCTGATTGAAGACGACGAGATTTTAGTCAGTGTCTTAGCAAATTCTTTAACCCAAAACAATTATGTTGTTGACATCGCGCCAGATGGATATGCGGGTTGGGAATATAGTCAAGCTTATAACTACGATTTGATATTAATTGATGTGGGATTACCGAAACTGGACGGTATTAGTTTATGTCAACGCTTACGTTCTGCTGGTAACTCCACCCCGATTTTGTTAATTACCGCCAAAGATGCAACTAGCGATCGCATCCGTGGGCTTGATGCTGGTGCTGATGATTACCTGATCAAACCGTTAGATTTAGGAGAACTGCAAGCCAGGGTGAGGGCGCTGTTACGTCGGGGTGATACTCCTGTTTCTCTAGTGCTGGAAATTGGCGGATTAAGTCTCGATCCAAGTAGTTGCGAAGTAATATTTAACGGTAAACTCCTAGATTTAACACCTAAAGAATACAGCCTGCTCGAGTTATTTATCCGCAACCCTTCCCGAGTTTTTAGCCGGGGAAATATTATCGAGCATCTCTGGACTTTTGACGATCCACCCCAAGAAGAAAGTGTTAAATCGCACATTAAAGGCTTGCGGCAAAAGTTAAAAGCAGTCGGCGCAGTCGATTGGATTGAAAATGTATATGGTTTGGGATATCGATTGCACCCAGCGGTGAAAGCAGCGGGGGAGCAGAGAAGAGAGGATAAACCAAAATTACCCGTCTCTAATATTCAACAGCAGTTTAACCAAGCAATGAGTAAGTTGTGGCATCAATATGAAGGGTTGATGCAGCAACGGATGGCGGTACTGCAAGCAGCCGCCGCTGCACTTTCTGGAGAGTTATCTCTAGAGTTACGCCAATCCGCAGAAAAAGAAGCTCATAAGCTAGCTGGTGTGTTAGGAATGTTTGAGCTAGAGACGGGTACTCAGATAGCGCGGGAAATTGAGCAGATTTTGGGGAAAAATGCCAAATTATCTGCGGCTCAAAAAACGCAATTGCGATCGCAAATTCAAGAGTTGGGTAACTTAATCAATTTGATGGGGCAAAATTCCAATCCAACTACCACCTTGAATGCAGAAGAAATTAGTCAGCGATTACTATTAATTGACCCCAATCCGCAACTGAGTTCGCATTTGCAACAACTTGTTGGCAACTTAGGTATAGACTGGCAACAAATTACCAAGTTAGCGGAAGCCAAAAACCTACTACAAACTACATCACCAGATTTAGTGGTGCTAAATGTCAGTGAAATGGGACATCGACAAGAAAGTTTGGCGTTGCTATCAGATTTAGCTACTCGGACTCCGCCTATACCCGTTGTGGTACTAGCTGCTGATGAGTTAGCAGAACGCGTAACTTTGGCGCAGTATGGCGCACGGGGTTTTTTAGCTCAACCTGTAACAGCCGCTCAAATTTGGGATGTTGCATCTCAACTATTACAGCGCACTCACGATTTACGAGTGAATGTCTTGGTTGTCGATGACGATCCTGTGATTCTAGCTGCATTGCGCTCAATGTTGGAACCTTGGGGGATGCGGGTGACAGCATTAGACAAGCCGTTGCGTTTCTGGGAGTTACTGCAATCCACCACACCAGATTTGTTGATTTTGGATGTGGAAATGCCTGATATCAGTGGCATAGAATTATGCCAAGCAGTTCGCACAGATCCGCAATGGCAGGAATTGCCGATTATGTTTCTCACCGCACACCGCGACATAGAAACCGTGCAGCAGGTGTTTGCGGTTGGCGGAGATGACTATGTAATTAAACCAGTAGTAGGCGCAGAACTATTAGCGCGGATTAATCATCGCTTAGAACGCAGTCGCTTACTCCAGTCGCTTTCTACTAAAGATTCGCTCACCGGATTAGCAAATCAGTTACAGTCTAGCCGCGACTTGCAGCAGTTAATTATTCAAGCCCAAAAACATCAGCATTCCCTTTGCTTGGCGATATTGAGTATCACAGATTTACGCCAAATCAACAGCAAATATGGACATGAAACTGGTAACCAAGTATTGCAACGATGGAGTCGTCTATTTCAATCTACATTGTGTAGCGGCGAAGTTCTTGGTTATTGGGGCAATGGAGAATTTGTCATCGGATTTTCTGGGTTAACCAAACCAGAAGTCAAAGACCGCTTAGGTAATATTTTAACTACTCTCCGCCAGCAAATATTCACAGATGCCAATGGCGATCGCTTTCAAGCCGTTTGCAATTGTGCTGTGGTTGAGTATCCTCAAGATGGACAAAACATTCAATCTTTATATCAAGCTGCCATTGGTCTTTAA